Proteins found in one Miscanthus floridulus cultivar M001 unplaced genomic scaffold, ASM1932011v1 fs_153_1_2, whole genome shotgun sequence genomic segment:
- the LOC136530537 gene encoding uncharacterized protein: AAPAVDAVARPAAGASPPPRPPPPLPRPPPLFPRRRIPPPPPPARGLPGGRAPLPGGAAPSPRWSLPAAAIPGGAPPPALPPPRGATPGASPHAGPPALGPSRAGRPAQDLTSRARPIRPRPGAPPRAAPALARSGRGRGLAPTRPAPSLPARSGVSPLRPPSAVRAPFAVRWPCVAVLAAPSCLAVLARRAVLASPLRPRARLCSTRR; encoded by the coding sequence gCTGCCCCCGCCGTCGACGCCGTCgcccggccggccgccggcgcatccccccccccgcgccctccccctcccctcccccgccCCCCTCCCCTCTTCCCGCGCCGGCggatccctcctcctcctcccccggcGCGCGGCCTCCCCGGCGGCCGCGCGCCCCTCCCAGGCGGCGCGGCGCCCTCCCCGCGCTGGTCCCTCCCGGCCGCGGCCATCCCCGGCGGCGCCCCCCCTCCCGCGCTCCCCCCCCCCCGCGGGGCCACCCCCGGCGCGTCCCCCCACGCTGGCCCCCCCGCGCTGGGCCCCTCCCGGGCCGGCCGCCCCGCCCAGGACCTCACGAGCCGAGCCCGCCCGATCCGGCCCCGGCCAGGCGCGCCGCCGCGTGCAGCTCCGGCGTTGGCCCgcagcggccgcggccgcggcctcgCCCCGACCCGCCCGGCGCCGTCGCTGCCCGCCCGATCCGGCGTGTCCCCGCTCCGtccgccgtccgccgtccgcgcGCCGTTCGCCGTCCGCTGGCCCTGCGTCGCCGTCCTCGCCGCGCCGTCCTGCCTCGCCGTCCTCGCTCGCCGCGCCGTCCTCGCCTCACCTCTCCGTCCTCGCGCGCGCCTCTGCTCCACGCGCCGGTGA
- the LOC136530538 gene encoding uncharacterized protein isoform X1, translating into MKVLGMKSHDFHIWIERILPAMTRGYLPEHVWRVLAELSFFFRQLCAKELSRDVCVELEKAAPLLLCKLEMIFPPGFFLSMQHLILHLPREARLGGPVQARWCYPIERCLKLLRKNCRNKAKIEASVGEASVLEEVSTFTQAYYTEKLPSMHNPTPRYNADENSSILSLFQGDLGSGSAGTNKQLNHQEWQTIMFTLLINLDEVIPYQKEFISQYWRGNRAPTEQEEDNLLRHGVPDFISWFCTKARTDAEMSDELKQVGRGFSRRVKSFTVYDVNGYRFRTRSYEESRPNLKTMCCGVRTPGTDGKDYYGIVEEIYELNFKGAGTLAPVVFKCHWFDPDITRKDLTIGQVEIRQDSSYKGDDVYIVANRDATQVYYLPWACQKDEKLAGWSLVHLVSPRGKAPLPNDDDYNFDPSTDEFYQPEGLEGTLEIDIGSLMGMEVDNEIDEDEGEEVQDARDLRMLERWQMQRDGVVQEEVHDDDYGDDEDDDDSDDLRELDNIDSDDDDSDRDDDSTPEILPFAEIITRPCNTILLLLCSFTSTCHLFMLTVLFFVIAGTRQNARRTAAAAASSSTLGVPGPPAGDRRRRRGGGGGVGARVVQ; encoded by the exons AtgaaagtcttagggatgaagagccatgacttccacatatggattgagcggatccttcctgcgatgacccggggatacctcccagagcatgtgtggcgcgtcctggcagagttgagcttcttcttccgccagctttgtgccaaggagttgtcTCGGGATGTTTGTGTTGAACTGGAGAAGGCTGCACctctgttgctctgcaagttggagatgatatttccacccggcttctttctGTCCATGCAGCATCTGATCTTGCACCTACCGCGCGAGGCACGGTTGGGGggtcccgtgcaggcccgttggtgctatccaatcgagaggtgtctaaagcttcttcggaaaaattgtagaaataaagccaagatTGAGGCTTCCGTGGGAGAGGCCTccgttctagaggaggtgtcgacctTCACACAGGCGTACTATACTGAGAAGCTTCCCAGCATGCACAATCCAACCCCTCGTTACAACGCTGACGAGAACTCATCGatactcagccttttccaaggggatCTCGGGAGTGGAAGCGCAGGTACCAACAAGCAGTTGAACCATCAGGAGTGGCAGACTATCATGTTCACATTGTTGatcaaccttgatgaagtgattCCTTATCagaa GGAATTTATTAGTCAATACTGGAGAGGCAATAGGGCTCCTACCGAGCAAGAAGAAGACAATCTTCTTAGACacggtgtgcccgatttcatctCCTGGTTCTGTACAAAG GCCCGAACGGATGCAGAAATGAGCGATGAATTGaaacaggtgggccgtggcttctcccgtagggtgaagtcattcaccgtttatgatgtgaatggctatcgctttcgcaCGAGAAGCTACGAGGAGAGTCGACCCAACCTAAAAACCATGTGCTgcggagttcgtacgcccggcacgGATGGGAAggactactacggcatagtcgaAGAGATATACGAGCTCAACTTTAAGGGTGCCGGGACTTTAGCGCCGgtggtattcaaatgccattggttcgatcctgatATCACGAGGAAAGACCTTACGATAGgtcaagtcgagattcgacaggactcCAGCTataaaggagacgatgtctacattgtggccaaccgagacgccacgcaagtttattacctcccatgggcgtgccaaaaagacgaGAAGCTTGCGGGGTGGAGCCTTGTGCATTTGGTGTCGCCGCGCGGCAAAGCGCCTCTCCCAAACGACgacgattacaactttgacccaagcaCCGATGAGTTCTATCAACCTGAGGGGCTAGAAGGTACCTTGGAGATcgacattggttcgctcatgggcatggaagtagacaacgaaatcgatgaggacgagggtgaGGAGGTGCAGGATGCCAGGGACTTAAGAATGCTTGAGCGATGGCAGATGCAGCGCGATGGAGTTGTCCAGGaggaggtacatgatgatgactatggagacgatgaggatgatgatgacagtgATGACTTAAGGgagctcgacaatattgatagcgATGACGACGATAGTGATAGAGATGACGACTCCACGCCCGAGATATTGCCGTTCGCGGAGATAATTACGAggccatgtaatactatattgttattattatgttccTTTACAAGTACTTGTCATTTATTTATGCTAACAGTTTTGTTCTTTGTcattgcaggcactcggcaaaatgccaggcggacggcggcagcggccgcaTCGAGCAGTACGCTCGGCGTACCAGGTCCCCCCGCAGGAGaccgccgacgacgacgaggaggaggaggaggtgttggTGCGCGGGTCGTCCAGTAG
- the LOC136530538 gene encoding uncharacterized protein isoform X2: MKVLGMKSHDFHIWIERILPAMTRGYLPEHVWRVLAELSFFFRQLCAKELSRDVCVELEKAAPLLLCKLEMIFPPGFFLSMQHLILHLPREARLGGPVQARWCYPIERCLKLLRKNCRNKAKIEASVGEASVLEEVSTFTQAYYTEKLPSMHNPTPRYNADENSSILSLFQGDLGSGSAGTNKQLNHQEWQTIMFTLLINLDEVIPYQKEFISQYWRGNRAPTEQEEDNLLRHGVPDFISWFCTKARTDAEMSDELKQVGRGFSRRVKSFTVYDVNGYRFRTRSYEESRPNLKTMCCGVRTPGTDGKDYYGIVEEIYELNFKGAGTLAPVVFKCHWFDPDITRKDLTIGQVEIRQDSSYKGDDVYIVANRDATQVYYLPWACQKDEKLAGWSLVHLVSPRGKAPLPNDDDYNFDPSTDEFYQPEGLEGTLEIDIGSLMGMEVDNEIDEDEGEEVQDARDLRMLERWQMQRDGVVQEEVHDDDYGDDEDDDDSDDLRELDNIDSDDDDSDRDDDSTPEILPFAEIITRPCTRQNARRTAAAAASSSTLGVPGPPAGDRRRRRGGGGGVGARVVQ; the protein is encoded by the exons AtgaaagtcttagggatgaagagccatgacttccacatatggattgagcggatccttcctgcgatgacccggggatacctcccagagcatgtgtggcgcgtcctggcagagttgagcttcttcttccgccagctttgtgccaaggagttgtcTCGGGATGTTTGTGTTGAACTGGAGAAGGCTGCACctctgttgctctgcaagttggagatgatatttccacccggcttctttctGTCCATGCAGCATCTGATCTTGCACCTACCGCGCGAGGCACGGTTGGGGggtcccgtgcaggcccgttggtgctatccaatcgagaggtgtctaaagcttcttcggaaaaattgtagaaataaagccaagatTGAGGCTTCCGTGGGAGAGGCCTccgttctagaggaggtgtcgacctTCACACAGGCGTACTATACTGAGAAGCTTCCCAGCATGCACAATCCAACCCCTCGTTACAACGCTGACGAGAACTCATCGatactcagccttttccaaggggatCTCGGGAGTGGAAGCGCAGGTACCAACAAGCAGTTGAACCATCAGGAGTGGCAGACTATCATGTTCACATTGTTGatcaaccttgatgaagtgattCCTTATCagaa GGAATTTATTAGTCAATACTGGAGAGGCAATAGGGCTCCTACCGAGCAAGAAGAAGACAATCTTCTTAGACacggtgtgcccgatttcatctCCTGGTTCTGTACAAAG GCCCGAACGGATGCAGAAATGAGCGATGAATTGaaacaggtgggccgtggcttctcccgtagggtgaagtcattcaccgtttatgatgtgaatggctatcgctttcgcaCGAGAAGCTACGAGGAGAGTCGACCCAACCTAAAAACCATGTGCTgcggagttcgtacgcccggcacgGATGGGAAggactactacggcatagtcgaAGAGATATACGAGCTCAACTTTAAGGGTGCCGGGACTTTAGCGCCGgtggtattcaaatgccattggttcgatcctgatATCACGAGGAAAGACCTTACGATAGgtcaagtcgagattcgacaggactcCAGCTataaaggagacgatgtctacattgtggccaaccgagacgccacgcaagtttattacctcccatgggcgtgccaaaaagacgaGAAGCTTGCGGGGTGGAGCCTTGTGCATTTGGTGTCGCCGCGCGGCAAAGCGCCTCTCCCAAACGACgacgattacaactttgacccaagcaCCGATGAGTTCTATCAACCTGAGGGGCTAGAAGGTACCTTGGAGATcgacattggttcgctcatgggcatggaagtagacaacgaaatcgatgaggacgagggtgaGGAGGTGCAGGATGCCAGGGACTTAAGAATGCTTGAGCGATGGCAGATGCAGCGCGATGGAGTTGTCCAGGaggaggtacatgatgatgactatggagacgatgaggatgatgatgacagtgATGACTTAAGGgagctcgacaatattgatagcgATGACGACGATAGTGATAGAGATGACGACTCCACGCCCGAGATATTGCCGTTCGCGGAGATAATTACGAggccat gcactcggcaaaatgccaggcggacggcggcagcggccgcaTCGAGCAGTACGCTCGGCGTACCAGGTCCCCCCGCAGGAGaccgccgacgacgacgaggaggaggaggaggtgttggTGCGCGGGTCGTCCAGTAG
- the LOC136530539 gene encoding uncharacterized protein, which translates to MKVPTKWSHFYLVEEGGETIAAKIKREFWDFFTCEEGKAAQAARVQEAVCKDRLKDLYHEARIQAIRDFHANVLGENIKKPQIRQRMNSREADLTQAQYEQVCPSWCDNHRECWTEIVRMWRTDEAYARRADRQGRRAQMRGVSHHQGNQPLPQFATRWTQTHGGQEINEYTAYLLSHKGKATDPNNVYNPEDGPDAYTNPTAYEKATEYTVAARQRYGETFDPTAEPLDTDLLQRLGPGKQHGRYYMAHSALDPSQVPTLTQVRSTPTSSSDIPVAPRRQSASQAQMEAKMEERIATLHAQMMAQQMAYQQSLQQHYNTQMQNMASFFQSMQTPGASTPPPLPMFAPPPPPPEFFPVPAPVAPGGTPVQSAGSNPSPGGPGHQMMSYPPPAPYPPYPPPRGPPPTYSWPPVRGGWQYAQAPQFGPRGFPWANPGGSGGGADDETGDGATS; encoded by the exons ATGAAGGTGCCCACCAAGTGGTCCCACTTCTACCTCGTCGAGGAGGGTGGCGAGACCATCGCGGCAAAGATAAAGAGGGAGTTTTGG gacttcttcacgtgcGAGGAGGGTAAAGCGGCCCAGGCGGCGCGAGTGCAGGAGGCGGTCTGCAAAGATCGTCTCAAGGACCTGTACCATGAGGCGCGCATACAGGCCATCCGCGACTTCCACGCCAACGTGCTTGGAGAGAACATCAAGAAGCCCCAAATCCGCCAGAGAATGAACTCGAGGGAGGCCGACCTCACCCAAGCGCAATACGAGCAG GTGTGTCCGTCGTGGTGCGACAACCACAGGGAATGCTGGACGGAGATTGTGCGCATGTGGCGCACGGATGAGGCGTACGCGAGGCGCGCCGACCGTCAGGGCCGCCGCGCGCAGATGCGAGGGGTGTCACACCACCAAGGGAATCAGCCCCTCCCCCAGTTCGCGACAAGATGG acgcagacgcacggtgggcaggaaatcaacgagtacaccgcgtacctcctctctcacaagggcaaggcgacggatccgaacaacgtctacaacccggaggacgggcccgatgcgtacaccaaccccaccgcctacgagaaggccaccgagtacaccgtcgcggctcgccagcgctacggggagacgttcgaccccaccgccgagcccctggacacagacctcctgcagaggttgggaccagggaagcagcacggccgctactacatggcccacagcgccctcgacccgtcccaggttcctacgctgacccaggttcgatccacgcccacgagctccagcgacatccccgtagcgccccggcggcagtcagcgtcacag gcccagatggaggccaagatggaggagaggatcgccacgttgcacgcgcagatgatggcgcaacagatggcttaccagcaaagcctgcagcagcactacaacactcagatgcagaacatggccagcttcttccagtccatgcagacgcccggggcgtctacaccgcctcctcttccaatgttcgctccaccgcctcctcctccagagttttttcctgtgcctgctcctgtcgctcctggagggaccccg gtacagtcggcgggttcgaacccgtctcctggaggtcccggccatcagatgatgtcgtatccaccacctgcaccctatccaccgtatccacctccgcgtggccctcctccgacgtactcgtggccgccggtgcgcggagggtggcagtacgcgcaggcgcctcagtttggtccaagggggtttccgtgggcaaaccctgggggctctgggggcggagcggacgacgagaccggggacggcgcgacgagctag